From Brevibacillus marinus, a single genomic window includes:
- a CDS encoding class I SAM-dependent methyltransferase codes for MKENQVSLTAIMTAYLRAYHAMHDTRKIFDDVLAYCLIPEERRALIEQGFSRALQMRVPESDLACSDREANALPSLLQAMGLPHVLSRSRYTEDNLDQAVKEGVEQYVILGAGLDTFAFRRPDLLSRLQVFEVDHPATQAFKRNRLAELGWEIPANLHFVPVDFTKESLADALAGTSYDSRRKSFFSWLGVTMYLTRNEVFATLRSIPHIAPVGSAVIFDYFVPEKAAAPHMKEMREDLRKIGEPIKTTFDPSTLAVELERVGLRLHENVSPSDIQERYFQSRTDGYVASKHVCFAWAVVE; via the coding sequence ATGAAGGAAAACCAAGTCAGTCTTACAGCCATCATGACCGCTTACTTGCGCGCCTACCATGCCATGCATGACACCCGCAAAATTTTTGATGACGTTTTGGCCTATTGTTTGATACCAGAGGAAAGACGGGCACTCATTGAACAAGGATTTTCCCGGGCTCTCCAAATGCGTGTTCCGGAAAGTGACTTGGCATGCTCCGACCGGGAGGCCAATGCCTTGCCGTCTTTATTGCAAGCCATGGGGCTGCCTCATGTCCTGAGCCGTTCAAGATATACGGAAGACAACCTAGATCAGGCTGTAAAAGAAGGAGTGGAGCAGTATGTGATACTCGGGGCTGGGCTGGATACTTTTGCTTTTCGTCGGCCGGATCTCCTAAGTCGGTTGCAGGTCTTTGAAGTGGACCACCCCGCCACACAAGCATTCAAACGTAATCGACTGGCTGAATTAGGCTGGGAAATCCCGGCAAATCTTCACTTTGTACCCGTGGATTTCACAAAGGAGAGTTTGGCTGATGCACTCGCGGGAACTTCGTATGACTCGCGGAGGAAAAGCTTTTTTAGTTGGCTCGGTGTCACCATGTACTTAACGCGAAACGAAGTATTCGCAACGCTTCGTTCTATTCCCCACATTGCCCCCGTGGGCAGTGCGGTTATTTTCGATTACTTTGTACCGGAAAAAGCTGCGGCTCCACATATGAAAGAGATGCGGGAGGATTTGCGAAAGATAGGCGAACCGATAAAAACGACCTTTGACCCGTCGACACTGGCTGTTGAGTTGGAACGTGTAGGGCTCCGTCTGCATGAAAACGTAAGCCCATCCGATATACAAGAGCGTTATTTTCAGAGTCGAACGGACGGTTATGTTGCGAGTAAACATGTGTGCTTTGCGTGGGCAGTCGTAGAGTGA
- a CDS encoding YisL family protein — protein MYKPLIESHVGAWEVAIVLLLVGYILYRLDKQKAAKVIQMILRLLYVVIVGSGLWMLFQFHSSDPLYYLKGLLGIATIALAEIALKRAAHRHSSLSYLVAALVLFVVVILIGYRVIV, from the coding sequence GTGTACAAACCGCTGATCGAGTCGCACGTCGGCGCCTGGGAAGTCGCCATCGTGCTGCTGCTTGTCGGCTATATTCTGTACCGGTTGGACAAGCAGAAAGCCGCCAAAGTGATCCAGATGATCCTGCGCTTGCTGTACGTGGTGATCGTCGGATCGGGTCTTTGGATGCTGTTTCAGTTCCACAGCAGTGATCCGCTGTACTACCTCAAAGGCCTGCTCGGCATCGCCACCATTGCATTGGCGGAGATCGCGCTGAAGCGGGCAGCCCATCGCCATTCCAGCCTCAGCTACCTAGTGGCAGCGCTTGTCTTGTTTGTCGTGGTGATTCTGATCGGCTACCGCGTCATTGTGTAA
- a CDS encoding zinc metallopeptidase has product MLFHPMDFLIFIAFGLSLWAQFRVKGTFNQFADVPNSSGLTGAEAARRMLDANGLSHIPVEHVPGMLTDHYDPISKTVRLSDRVYFERSLAAVSVACHEVGHAIQHKVSYPMLVARHYLFPLVNLTSGIAPLLLLAGIFLSISGLTLLGIIFFSGAVLFQLITLPVEFNASSRAKTLMVEMGIIQGREEAGASKVLNAAALTYVAAALISLLELLKFIMIFRSQEE; this is encoded by the coding sequence ATGCTGTTTCACCCGATGGATTTCCTCATCTTCATTGCCTTTGGCCTCTCACTCTGGGCGCAGTTCCGGGTAAAGGGGACGTTCAACCAGTTTGCCGACGTACCCAACTCCTCCGGCCTGACCGGCGCGGAGGCTGCGCGCCGGATGCTGGATGCCAACGGACTGTCCCACATCCCCGTGGAACATGTGCCCGGCATGTTGACCGACCACTATGACCCGATCTCCAAGACGGTTCGCCTGTCGGATCGCGTCTATTTTGAGCGTTCGCTCGCTGCCGTCTCTGTCGCCTGCCACGAAGTGGGACACGCGATTCAGCACAAAGTCTCGTATCCGATGCTGGTTGCCCGCCATTACCTGTTTCCGCTGGTCAACCTGACCTCGGGAATTGCCCCGCTCTTGCTGTTGGCCGGCATCTTCCTGAGTATTAGCGGGCTGACGCTGTTGGGGATTATCTTCTTCAGCGGCGCTGTGCTGTTCCAATTGATTACGCTGCCGGTCGAGTTTAACGCCAGCAGCCGGGCGAAAACGCTGATGGTCGAGATGGGCATCATTCAAGGCCGGGAAGAAGCAGGCGCAAGCAAAGTGCTGAACGCTGCCGCTCTCACCTATGTGGCTGCAGCGCTCATCTCGCTGTTGGAACTGCTGAAGTTCATCATGATCTTTAGAAGTCAGGAAGAATAA